In a genomic window of Equus przewalskii isolate Varuska chromosome 4, EquPr2, whole genome shotgun sequence:
- the TCAF1 gene encoding TRPM8 channel-associated factor 1 isoform X4 — translation MRHSPSPPTSFPLTPPPVFKSRVCRPRRLLVTSLQRSPFPLCSSPVWKILDNGWNPVLGSLVLNPESTTYQLCDLKTDPAMATPSAAFEALMNGVTSWDVPEDAIPCELLLIGEASFPVMVNDMGQVLIAASSYGRGRLVVVSHEDYLVEAQLTPFLLNAVGWLCSSPGAPIGVHPSLAPLAKILEGSGLEAKIEPEVKDSLGVYCIDAYNETMTEKLVKFMKRGGGLLIGGQAWDWANQGDDERVLFTFPGNLVTSVAGVYFTDNKGDTSFFKVSKKMPKIPVLVSCEDDLSEDREELLHGISELDISNSDCFPSQLLVHGALAFPLGLDSYHGCVIAAARYGRGRVVVTGHKVLFTVGKLGPFLLNAVRWLDGGRRGKIVVQTELRTLSSLLAVGGIDTSIEPHLTSDASVYCFEPVSDVGVKELQEFVAEGGGLFVGAQAWWWAFKNPGVSPLARFPGNLLLNPFGISITSQSLNPGPFRTPKAGIRTYHFRSTLAEFQVIMGRKRGNVEKGWLAKLGPDGAAFLQIPAEEIPAYMSVHRLLRKLLSRYRLPVATRENPVINDCCRGAMLSLATGLAHSGSDLSLLVPEIEDMYSSPYLRPSETPITVEVNCNNPGTRYCWMSTGLYIPGRQIIEVSLPEAAASADLKVQIGCHTDDLTRASKLFRGPLVINRCCLDKPTKSITCLWGGLLYIIVPQSSKLGSVPVTVKGAVHAPYYKLGETSQEEWKRRIQEHPGPWGELATDNIILTVPTANLRTLENPEPLLRLWDEVMQAVARLGAEPFPLRLPQRIVADVQISVGWMHAGYPIMCHLESVQELINEKLIRTKGLWGPVHELGRNQQRQEWEFPPHTTEATCNLWCVYVHETVLGIPRGRANIALWPPVREKRVRIYLGKGPNVKNWNAWTALETYLQLQEAFGWEPFIRLFTEYRNQTNLPTDNVDKMNLWVKMFSHQVQKNLAPFFEAWAWPIQKEVATSLAYLPEWKENIMKLYLLTQM, via the exons GTGGAATCCAGTACTAGGTTCCCTGGTTTTGAATCCTGaatccaccacttaccagctttgTGACTTGA AAACTGATCCAGCCATGGCGACTCCCTCTGCTGCCTTTGAGGCCCTTATGAATGGAGTGACAAGCTGGGATGTCCCCGAAGATGCCATCCCGTGTGAACTGCTTCTTATTGGAGAAGCCTCCTTCCCGGTGATGGTGAATGACATGGGTCAGGTCCTCATTGCTGCCTCCTCCTATGGCCGAGGCCGCCTGGTGGTGGTGTCCCACGAGGACTACTTGGTGGAAGCCCAGCTCACTCCCTTTCTCCTCAATGCAGTGGGGTGGCTTTGTTCTTCCCCTGGGGCTCCCATTGGTGTACACCCATCCTTGGCACCTCTGGCCAAAATTCTCGAGGGCTCTGGCCTAGAGGCGAAGATTGAGCCAGAAGTGAAAGACTCCCTGGGGGTTTACTGTATTGATGCCTACAATGAAACCATGACTGAAAAGTTGGTCAAGTTTATGAAACGTGGAGGGGGCTTGCTCATCGGAGGCCAGGCCTGGGATTGGGCCAACCAGGGTGATGATGAAAGAGTTCTGTTCACGTTCCCTGGCAACCTTGTGACCAGCGTGGCCGGCGTGTACTTCACTGACAACAAAGGGGACACGAGTTTCTTTAAAGTCTCTAAGAAGATGCCCAAGATCCCAGTCTTAGTTAG TTGTGAAGATGACCTCTCCGAGGACAGAGAGGAGCTCCTGCATGGGATTTCAGAGCTGGACATCAGCAACTCGGATTGTTTCCCATCCCAGCTGCTAGTCCATGGGGCTTTAGCCTTTCCCCTGGGGTTAGATTCCTACCATGGCTGTGTCATTGCAGCTGCCCGCTATGGCCGGGGCCGGGTGGTCGTGACTGGCCACAAGGTATTATTCACCGTTGGTAAACTGGGCCCCTTTCTGCTCAATGCTGTGCGCTGGCTGGACGGAGGCCGCCGAGGCAAGATCGTGGTGCAAACAGAGCTGAGGACACTGAGCAGCCTGCTCGCGGTGGGGGGCATAGACACCAGCATCGAGCCCCACCTGACCAGTGACGCGAGTGTCTATTGCTTTGAGCCCGTGAGTGATGTGGGAGTCAAAGAGCTGCAGGAGTTTGTAGCAGAGGGTGGGGGCCTGTTCGTTGGCGCCCAGGCCTGGTGGTGGGCCTTCAAGAACCCTGGAGTGTCCCCTTTGGCTCGGTTCCCAGGAAACCTCCTCCTCAATCCCTTTGGCATCAGCATCACAAGCCAAAGTCTCAATCCAGGGCCCTTTCGTACTCCGAAAGCAGGGATAAGGACCTATCACTTCCGCTCTACCCTGGCCGAGTTCCAGGTCATAAtgggcaggaagagagggaatGTGGAAAAGGGCTGGTTGGCCAAGCTGGGCCCAGATGGCGCCGCGTTCCTGCAGATCCCTGCGGAAGAGATCCCTGCCTACATGTCTGTGCACCGGCTCCTGAGGAAGCTGCTGAGTCGATATCGGCTCCCAGTAGCAACCCGAGAGAACCCCGTTATCAACGACTGCTGCAGGGGTGCCATGCTCTCCCTGGCCACTGGTCTGGCCCACTCGGGAAGCGACCTCTCTCTGTTAGTCCCAGAAATTGAAGATATGTACAGCAGCCCCTACCTGCGCCCCTCAGAAACTCCTATCACCGTTGAGGTCAACTGCAACAATCCAG GCACCAGATATTGCTGGATGAGTACCGGGCTCTACATCCCTGGGAGGCAAATTATAGAAGTCTCACTGCCTgaagctgctgcctctgctgacCTGAAG GTACAGATTGGCTGCCACACTGATGACCTGACCAGGGCCAGCAAGCTGTTCCGAGGCCCACTGGTGATTAACCGGTGCTGCTTGGACAAGCCCACGAAATCCATCACCTGCCTCTGGGGTGGCCTCCTCTATATCATTGTGCCTCAGAGCAGCAAACTGGGTTCCGTGCCCGTCACCGTTAAGGGGGCTGTGCATGCTCCGTACTACAAGCTGG GGGAGACATCCCAGGAGGAGTGGAAGAGGCGTATCCAGGAGCATCCAGGTCCCTGGGGAGAGCTGGCTACAGACAACATCATCCTGACAGTGCCAACCGCAAACCTCCGAACCCTGGAGAATCCTGAGCCGCTGCTTCGCCTCTGGGACGAGGTGATGCAGGCTGTGGCACGGCTGGGGGCCGAGCCCTTCCCTCTGCGCCTGCCTCAGAGGATTGTTGCCGATGTGCAGATCTCAGTTG GCTGGATGCATGCAGGCTACCCCATCATGTGCCATCTGGAATCTGTGCAAGAGCTCATCAATGAGAAACTCATCAGAACCAAGGGGCTGTGGGGCCCCGTGCATGAGCTCGGCCGCAACCAGCAGCGGCAGGAGTGGGAGTTCCCACCACACACCACAGAGGCCACCTGCAACCTGTGGTGTGTTTATGTGCATGAAACGGTCTTGGGCATTCCTCGAGGCCGTGCCAATATTGCTCTGTGGCCCCCAGTTCGGGAGAAAAGAGTCAGAATCTACCTGGGCAAGGGTCCCAATGTGAAAAACTGGAATGCGTGGACTGCACTGGAAACGTATTTACAG CTCCAGGAGGCCTTTGGGTGGGAGCCATTCATCCGTCTCTTCACTGAGTATCGGAACCAGACCAACTTGCCCACAGACAATGTTGACAAAATGAATCTGTGGGTGAAGATGTTCTCCCACCAAGTGCAGAAGAATCTGGCTCCCTTCTTTGAGGCCTGGGCCTGGCCTATCCAGAAGGAAGTGGCTACCAGCCTGGCCTATCTGCCtgaatggaaggaaaatattatgaaattataCCTCCTCACACAGATGTAA